A window of Oncorhynchus kisutch isolate 150728-3 linkage group LG10, Okis_V2, whole genome shotgun sequence contains these coding sequences:
- the LOC116375934 gene encoding phospholipid phosphatase 3-like, translating into MQKFNSTHTSTLPRDAELQQRLADNGGAGEAMKENGSGKNHILAEPADSSLCTKRKMLVGLDVFCLFVASIPFFACELKAVTPYRRGFFCGDQSITYPYLEREAIPDALLIAGGIVITGLTIALGECYRVRFREVQSRAFVRNLYVSCLYKELGSFLFGCCVGQSLTNMAKLSVGRLRPNFLSVCNVTYASLNCVPGSYVAQVTCRQPKNKMEEEARKSFFSGHSSFAMYTMLYLAFYLQARLSWRGARLLRPLLQFLLVMIAVYTGLSRISDYRHHPTDVITGFIQGGLTAYWVAFYISSMFKNNRPDLSPTSMSLESPLSSQQTVC; encoded by the exons ATGCAAAAGTTCAACTCGACACACACTAGTACTCTTCCTCGGGACGCTGAGCTTCAGCAGCGTTTAGCCGACAACGGGGGAGCCGGGGAGGCGATGAAGGAAAACGGCTCTGGGAAGAATCACATCCTTGCAGAACCTGCAGACAGTTCACTCTGTACCAAGAGAAAGATGCTGGTCGGCTTGGatgttttctgtctgtttgtAG cctCCATCCCGTTCTTTGCGTGTGAGTTGAAGGCGGTGACTCCGTACCGGAGGGGTTTCTTCTGTGGGGACCAGAGCATCACCTACCCCTACCTGGAGAGAGAGGCCATCCCTGACGCACTGCTCATCGCTGGGGGCATCGTCATCACTGGCCTCACG ATTGCGCTGGGCGAGTGTTACCGGGTTCGATTCCGTGAGGTGCAATCGCGGGCCTTCGTGCGCAACCTCTACGTGTCCTGCCTCTATAAGGAGCTGGGAAGCTTCCTGTTCGGCTGCTGCGTGGGCCAATCATTGACCAACATGGCCAAGCTGAGTGTGGGGCGCCTGCGACCTAACTTCCTGTCGGTGTGCAACGTGACATACGCCTCGCTCAACTGCGTCCCCGGCTCCTATGTGGCCCAGGTCACCTGCAGGCAGCCCAAAAACAAGATGGAGGAGGAGGCCAG GAAGTCCTTTTTCTCTGGCCATTCCTCCTTTGCCATGTACACCATGCTCTACCTGGCG TTCTACCTGCAGGCGCGGTTGTCATGGCGAGGGGCTCGTCTGCTGCGCCCGCTGCTACAGTTCCTGCTGGTGATGATAGCCGTGTACACCGGGCTGAGCCGCATCTCTGACTACCGCCACCACCCCACCGACGTGATCACCGGCTTCATCCAGGGAGGCCTCACCGCCTACTGGGTG GCCTTCTATATTTCCTCCATGTTTAAGAACAACCGTCCAGACCTGTCTCCCACCAGCATGTCTCTGGAGAGCCCCCTGTCCAGCCAACAGACCGTCTGCTAG